The Dasypus novemcinctus isolate mDasNov1 chromosome 13, mDasNov1.1.hap2, whole genome shotgun sequence genome segment agacacagcagaccagggggGCAGAGGTGGTACaagagtacctctctcccactctggaaggtccgaggattggttcctggtgccgcctaaggagaagacaagcagacacagaagaatgcacagcgatggacacaaaaagcagacaatgggggtggggggtggggggggaaggaataaataaatcttaaaaaaaaaaaaaaaaagcctagctGGGAAGGAGGAGCCATCCCAGTGCCATAAACCCGTGTGGGGCGGTCTTACCTGTCCCACATATGGGTAGGCATCTTCAGAGTCAATGCCCCGGTTCTTCTGAACATACTGGAAGGCATTGGTCATGTAACCCCCTCCACAACCATCATTCTCAGACACACAATCCACCAGGTTCTGGGGACTCAGATTTAAGAGTTTGCCTGTTTTCTTCTTGAGCTGGCCTTCCAGGGCACCCACAGAGCTAAATGCCCAACAGGAACCACACTGACCCTGAGGGGCATATGGAGAAATTATCAGTCATTGCTGTTCACACTTTCTGCATCCTGCCTCTACCTGCCTGGTGAAATTCCACGTGTCTTATAAACTccagcacagatgtcacctttaTTGTAAAGTCTTCCTATTCCCTTCATTTAGCATATATGCATTGCTTTATTGCTATTAATAATTGTTGTTACTCTCGTTATTCTTAGCAACAGTTAAGGCAGAACAGAGCAGAGTACTGGCCTTGGAGTTAGTTCACCTGGGTTCTAATCCTGGCTTTGCTACcaactagctatgtgaccttgggcaagttacttaacctctctgcgcctcagtttcctctctgtaaaatgtatataataataatatacttaATGGGATTGTTAGGAAGATTAAAAGATTAAATTCATGTAAAGGACTTAGAAGTTACTGGCACTTAATAATCTTTCAGAAAGTGCGAGCTATTCATTTTTTTGGCTAGactatagttttctgttttttttatttgtcaaGACTGAGAATTTCTTGAGGACACAGGTTATGTCTTTGACGTCTTAAATCTCTACTGCCCAATACTGTACCAGGTaagttcttaaaataaaaaaaaagttgttgaatgaatgttaaATCAACTGTTCACCTTATTGATAAAATCCAGGGTTGTTAAGGCTCTGGGAATATTGGCATTCTCATGCTGGTAAGAGTATAGGATTGTAAAATCTTTTTTGAAAGGGATTTTCTGTGACCTAGTAATTTCAATTTTAAGATTTTGCATAACTACATGTacaaaaaaaatataaacaaggaTGCTTACTGCAACACTATTTGTGATAATGAAAAACCAGAAACAACCTAAAGACAAAAATAGGTGATGAGTTAAATAACAGAATAGTATATATTTTCTCAGCATAGGTAGAGTTCATTTTTTACCTCCTCTTCCTGGTCCTTTCCTACCTCAAGAACAAAGCAGCAGAAAAAGATAAAGGCCATGTCGGGTTACACACTCATACTCAGAAGAACGGAGAATACCTGGTTTTTGACAGGGGTAACATATCCTTTCTTTCGATAGTCGATGGAGTCTGGGGTTCTTCCTTCCCAGTCTGGGACATAGAGAGTATCATTACTGCGGGAACGAGAGAGGGGCACTTTCAGTCCAGTCATCTTCTGAACCACTTCCTCACTGGTCTGGGATGAAGAAAGAGGACAGGCATAAGCAGGGAACTACGGAAGCAGAGCAGGTGGGTCAGGAGCTGAGGCTCAACTCACCATGTCCCCCAAGTGGTTCATGGCCAGTTCATAGGTGTGGACACCGAGAGAGGCCTCAAGGTTGTGGATGGAAATAAACTTCAGGTTTTTTTCCCAAATTAGACGCCGAGAGATTTCATCCACCTAAACAGAGCATAGTTAGTACTGGTATAGACTGTGTCCATGTGCAAAGTTATCTATGTAATACTGTTGGAGGTTTTTAGAAGTGATGAAATGTGAAAATCATGGCAACTTTACATTCTAGTtgaggaactgagcctgggattATTAAGAGCATGcaaaaagaaatatgtaaaaaaatataaatagaattaaaagCTCTGGGGATATGAGTAGAAAAATTGCATATAGATTAAGATTAGTTGCATTAATTGAGGTatcccaaaagagaaatatgacagttataaagaaaaagaatgggaCTTGATGGAGGGTAAGTTGAGGTATAGAAATGAAAGATGTATGTTAAGAGTTAGGCAACAGGGGCAGGGTTGCTTGGTTGGAGTGGCTGAAGTATTTGGATTGAAGAATGGAATCTGAAAGCTCATAAAGGATTAGAGAAGTTTCAGGTCCCAGCCCTCTTGCCATGCTTCCCACTCTTTCCCCAGACACCTTGCTGTTATACTCCTTCCTGTGGGTCTTCTTCCATAGCTCCCACTGGGTGTCCAGTGTCTCCTCAGGGTACAAAGCAAAGCTCGCCATGGGCAGCAGCAGTAGAACCTTGAGCCCCCACATCCTGGGAGAAGGGGATAATTAGGGACACTTCCATTTGGCAAAGTGTTCACAGCCTGGCTTGGGATGAGGAAATAGAGTCATACTCCCAGATGGGTGTTGACTTTTTGGGAGTCATGGACTCCTTTGAAAAACCAGTAAAAAGCTGTAGTCCCTCTCACCAGAAAAATGCATGCACACACAATAATCCTAAGGGGTACATGAACCTGAAGTTAATAACCCCTTCCTCTGGACCATGAGGCTCTATGAGGCaaagtgggaggaagattagAGAATACAAAAAGATTTTCAGCTAACTTTTGCTTCCTGATAATTTTTGCAAGGCATGCTTTTCCTAGACTAAATTCTGAATTTGTTAGGCTCTATGAGGAAAGTAGACAGAGAATTGAGGATGATTTTTATTATGATAAAACAGAATAATCAGAGTGACCTGAGTATGGAAGAGATGCTGGCACATCTGTTTCCAAGTATATTTTAATCAATATACACAAACAAAATGGCACAGACAACCAAAAGCAGGGTAGATGGACAATCAAGAGGCTGAACACCCACCTTGTCTTCTTCAGTGTCCCCAAAAGGCTTGGAGGAGTCAGACAGGGTAAAGGCaaagtgggaggaagattagAGAATACAAAAAGATTTTCAGCTAACTTTTGCTTCCTGATAATTTTTGCAAGGCATGCTTTTCCTAGACTAAATTCTGAATTTGTTAGGTTACTTCTCAGGATCTCACCAGCAGAGGTCAAGAGGAGAGTTGACAGGGTTTCCTGTTCTCTAACTATGAGGCAGTTGTTTATTGTTTCCTCAATCTCTTTATAggtttcttcctcctttctttacTTTCCAACCCCCTCCTTAGGCAGGAAACTATCCTAATCTCAACCAGCTGCTGTTTGTAGGAAGTTTTTCTTGGTTCCcgtcccacccccccaccccccactccccccccccccccccccgcaacaacaaaaaatccatgTGGCTGCCTCACAGGACAAAAAGCCTCAAAACTAAGGTTTCTTAGAAGTATTTAAGATGGAAAAACAATGTTCTACGATCACTAAATTCGGTGTTCAGAAGTTTACTCCAGGCTTACTCATTTCTTGCAGTGGTTTGCTTAATCGCATATCCTCTATTTTAAGAACAACTTGGAATCTGTAGCAAGTTTTCCAGCATACATAATTTCTGTATTTAAGGCCCATTTTCGCGtaatctttgcaaattggcttagTTCAACCAGATATTTAATAGCTATTTAGGGGCTTTGAGATGTCACAAGGAGCAGGAAGAACTGAGCCACCACCTCCTTACAATACCCCTCCCTCCACACGTTCTCTTTTGGTTCCTTTTGGCCAAAAGGAGAAAACTGTACAGAGGCCACTCTTGAGAGATGGGTAAAGAATTCCCTATATCCTTGGCTCTTAACATCcattcatacatacacacaaatcaTAGGATCCTAAAGGTTTCCAGGCAGATTTTATTTGGCcaggaaatgaccttgaatggcaACTATTTTCATCCACAGAGCATACTTAGTTCATTCTGATCCCCAAGTCAAACTACTCCTTAATACTCCTAAAATGGAGAACTAGCAAGAATGAAAAGCTAAAAGATTTGGGAAGTTGAAAATGTTACCTGCTAATGGGGATCTGTTCCCTGGGCTGGTTTCGGCAGCAAAGTGTGAGTAAGGGCGGATAACGAGGGGCGCTAGATTTATTTCATCAGGATTGCGGAAGTCAGCTTCAGCAGTCAGCTGGAAAATTTGGGTAGGAGAGGGAGGCGGGATAGAAATGCCGAGAGAAGGGGGGTTTGCAAGGAGGGAAGGAGTGGATTTGCATATGGGTGGAGCCAGCTTCACAGACACATTACTCAAGTTAGGGCTTACCTCTCCTTGGAGGGTAAATGTTAGGACACAGCCCTGCTGTCCCccatctttcttctctttaatATTCTGTATCCTATATATAACATATTGGGGAATTACTTCTTTTCCTACTTTCATCCTGTTATTTGGGGAATTACTTATTTTCCTACTTTCTTCCTGTTATTGCCCACTTCCCCAACTTTGAAACCTCAGTTTTCAAATTTGTGTTTGACCCTCACCTTAGGGATGAAGGAATAAACACAAAAAGTTGGAAAAGAGTAATGTAAGGGAAGCCATAGGCTctaaaatcatttgtattttataaGATTGTTGGTTAAAAGTTGTCATTGCTTCCAGGCAGACTAGACTAGCTTTCCCAGCCCAATGTGGTTTTGCTGAGGGAAGTGCAGATGAAATTCATTCTAAAAGTAACCAAAAACAGCATTCCTGGTTATTCATAACAGCACTTGAATCAATGCCATAAGCACTGACGGACAAACATGTGACTTTATTGTTGAAACTCTCAGATCGTGGGATGCCTGATGAACAGTATCTGCCTCAACTATTAAAACCCCCGATCCAGGTACAGTCACATGAGCTTCCCAAAATGCTTCCCCAGCATCCAGGCATGTGACAGATCATAAGAGTCTAGCTCAGTCCCCGAGCCACACCCCCAAAGCCTATTTTCTTCCACAAAGAGATGTGGGGGAGGAAGAAAACAGAGTCCTgggaatagaaaagataatatacTGGGATCTAGATATGACTTCTAGTTCAGCTGGATATTACACACAAACCCTCAAGAATACAGCTTAATGCCTATGGCCTTTTTAAGATTTGATAACCACATGATCCTAAAGGGAAACCAGGTCCAGACTTGAACAGTTTAAATTCCCCATCTCTAACTCCTTTTAATCTAGAAAAGGACATCCTAGGGGAAGGCATCCAGATGTGCCCTAGTGGTCTCGACTAAGTTCTTGGGCAATCCCCCTGTTGGTCAGAAAGTCCCTGCTAACTTTACTCAGATGTGTCAGGATCAGGAGGACAACTGCCAGGGAGGGGTGCTGAGTGATCAGAATCCTGTGATTTCTGATTCCTGAAATTACAGACTCATACTGGgctttatttttgtatgttttgagCTCAAGCTATGGATTTGTCTAGTTGTGAGTGCTGTTTAGAATGATAAAGTCGCAATCAAGATCACACAACACAAGAAATTttacaaaaggaagaaatattttgttttaaaatctttgctACAAGTCATTATTTTGCCACTGTAAGGCTTAGCACAGATGCCAGCACTACAGAAATggccaagaaaaaaacaaaacaatcaaaaataaaaccctgaaggaaaagcagaaacaaaatCCCCAGAGCATTTTCTCCCTACCCTCCCTTTCCCCCAAAGCCCTATAATAACTGTACAATATTAAAGTCCTGATCACATTTAAAAACAGTtgattattaaaaaacaagaattcCATTGGAAACTCAACTTTTTGGTTTCTTAAATtgtgatataaatatatatgtatattgtgtgtgtgcaca includes the following:
- the CTSK gene encoding cathepsin K; translation: MWGLKVLLLLPMASFALYPEETLDTQWELWKKTHRKEYNSKVDEISRRLIWEKNLKFISIHNLEASLGVHTYELAMNHLGDMTSEEVVQKMTGLKVPLSRSRSNDTLYVPDWEGRTPDSIDYRKKGYVTPVKNQGQCGSCWAFSSVGALEGQLKKKTGKLLNLSPQNLVDCVSENDGCGGGYMTNAFQYVQKNRGIDSEDAYPYVGQDENCMYNPTGKAAKCRGYKEIPEGNEKALKRAVARVGPVSVAIDASLTSFQFYSKGVYYDESCNSDNLNHALLAVGYGIQKGNKHWIIKNSWGENWGNKGYVLLARNKNNACGIANLASFPKM